In one Bacteroidia bacterium genomic region, the following are encoded:
- a CDS encoding 3-deoxy-D-manno-octulosonic acid transferase, with protein MSIRLYRILIQLYGAILWTAASFNIKARKLKSGRGGLFANLESLLLRDERYVWFHCASLGEFEQGRPVLEYFRQRHPEVKILLTFYSPSGYEVRKNYKHADIVSYLPLDTAGNVNRFLDLVKPELAIFVKYEFWPNFLIGLKQRNIPTISISAIFRQNQVYFWDFGQFFKNVLRCVSHYFVQDIQSKQLLESIGINRVTIAGDTRFDRVWELASQPVKFEEIQTFIGDKPCFIAGSTWEVDEEMIVNFFMDKDDWKVIIVPHEIKPAHISALLDRCKETAVLHSTMDATSHPNAKFLVIDTVGKLSKIYKYADIAYVGGGFGKGIHNVLEPAVWGKPIVIGPHYQKFKEAKGLVDIKTAFPMMSKDDFPKIIKVLSDPEKREELGNKARNYVEEHTGATALIVAELDKMLEARLERNQD; from the coding sequence ATGTCAATACGCCTCTATCGCATCCTCATTCAACTATATGGAGCCATTTTATGGACTGCGGCCAGTTTTAACATTAAGGCAAGGAAATTAAAAAGTGGCAGGGGGGGCTTATTTGCCAACCTGGAGAGTTTATTGTTAAGAGATGAGCGATATGTTTGGTTTCATTGTGCCTCTTTGGGAGAATTTGAACAAGGTCGTCCTGTTTTAGAATATTTCAGACAACGCCATCCGGAAGTTAAAATATTACTGACATTTTATTCTCCATCTGGATATGAGGTAAGAAAGAATTATAAACATGCCGATATTGTATCGTATTTACCATTGGATACGGCCGGCAATGTAAATCGTTTCTTAGACCTGGTAAAACCTGAGTTAGCAATCTTTGTAAAGTATGAATTTTGGCCAAATTTCCTAATTGGTTTAAAACAAAGAAACATTCCTACCATTTCCATTTCTGCCATTTTTCGTCAAAACCAGGTTTACTTTTGGGACTTTGGTCAGTTTTTCAAAAATGTATTGCGTTGTGTAAGCCATTATTTTGTTCAGGACATTCAATCCAAGCAGTTGTTGGAGAGCATAGGAATAAATCGGGTTACGATAGCAGGGGATACTCGTTTTGATAGGGTTTGGGAATTGGCCTCTCAACCGGTAAAGTTTGAAGAAATACAAACCTTTATTGGCGATAAACCTTGTTTTATTGCAGGAAGTACCTGGGAGGTTGATGAAGAAATGATTGTTAACTTTTTTATGGACAAGGACGATTGGAAGGTAATTATTGTACCCCATGAAATCAAACCTGCCCATATTTCAGCACTTTTAGATCGTTGTAAAGAAACTGCTGTTTTGCATTCCACCATGGATGCGACCAGTCATCCAAACGCTAAATTTTTAGTAATTGATACGGTAGGAAAATTGTCAAAAATTTACAAATACGCTGATATCGCCTATGTTGGCGGAGGATTTGGCAAAGGCATACACAATGTTTTAGAGCCTGCAGTTTGGGGGAAACCCATTGTGATAGGCCCTCATTATCAAAAATTTAAAGAAGCCAAGGGATTAGTAGATATAAAAACTGCCTTTCCGATGATGAGCAAAGACGACTTCCCTAAAATCATCAAAGTACTTTCTGATCCTGAAAAGCGAGAAGAATTGGGAAATAAGGCCCGAAACTATGTAGAAGAACATACAGGAGCCACAGCC